From one Solanum lycopersicum chromosome 12, SLM_r2.1 genomic stretch:
- the LOC101247412 gene encoding UDP-glycosyltransferase 73C3-like: MTNVTRDDEPPHFVLLPFMAQGHTIPIIDIARLLAQRGVIVTILMTPLNAIRFNNVIARVVEKGLNIYIIHIKFPSLKAGLPQDCENFDIFLSIDMIKKFFNATQMLETQVELLLQDLKPNCLISDLCFPWTTNVAMRIGIPRIVFHGMGSFSLLCLHNLRDVKLLESVESENEYFFVLGLPNKVEVTKAQVKALVDPCNPEWRELGDQMKEGEAQAYGIVVNSFEKLKPQYVQGVKKAKGNVKVHDYLISKFKSCHIILCLNK, from the coding sequence ATGACAAATGTTACTCGTGATGATGAGCCACCACATTTTGTATTACTTCCTTTTATGGCACAAGGCCATACAATACCTATAATAGACATAGCTCGTTTATTAGCACAAAGAGGTGTTATTGTCACAATACTTATGACACCTTTAAATGCCATAAGGTTCAATAATGTCATAGCCCGTGTGGTCGAAAAAGGactcaatatttatataattcacatCAAGTTTCCAAGTTTAAAAGCAGGGTTACCACAAGATTGTGaaaattttgacatatttttatcaattgACATGATAAAGAAGTTCTTTAATGCTACTCAAATGCTGGAGACACAAGTGGAACTGTTGTTGCAAGATTTGAAACCAAATTGTCTAATTTCTGATTTGTGTTTTCCTTGGACAACAAATGTTGCTATGAGGATTGGCATTCCTAGGATTGTTTTTCATGGGATGggaagtttttctttgttatgttTGCATAATTTGAGAGATGTGAAGTTGTTGGAGAGTGTTGAATCTGAGAATGAATACTTTTTTGTACTTGGACTTCCAAACAAAGTTGAAGTGACTAAAGCTCAAGTAAAAGCATTGGTGGATCCATGCAATCCTGAATGGAGAGAACTTGGAGACCAAATGAAGGAGGGAGAGGCTCAAGCTTATGGAATTGTGGTGAATAGCTTTGAGAAGTTGAAACCTCAATATGTACAAGGAGTGAAAAAGGCCAAAGGTAATGTTAAAGTCCATGACTATCttatctcaaaatttaaaagttgtCACATCATATTATGTCTTAATAAGTAG